The nucleotide sequence GGATACGCATATCTCGTTCAAATCTTTTCAGATAAGTTACTGTGTCCATAGTATAAATTTTTAATGAATATATACTATGGCATACGTATTAAGGTTATGATTTTGTTGCAGGTAAGATTACCGAAGGTTTAGTTCAACATTTGTGTATCCGTAACTCAATTTTTTTTCCGGTTGATATATCTGCATTGTGCAGATGACCTTTTTTAGTTTTTGTTGCCTTTATTCTTGTTAAAATTATTGTTTTTAATTATTATATCCAAAGGATTTTTAATTCTTTTATTCAAGATATTTATAAGATGTGCATAAATTTCGGGAGTCTTACTGCTTTATTTACTCTGATAATCTGATATTAAATCTATTTACGGTCTTTACCGAAATCAACTCGACATCAAATATTCATGCATAGCGGTGGCTGCTTTTCGCCCTGCACCCATAGCCAAGATTACCGTGGCTGCTCCGGTTACTATATCACCGCCTGCCCAAACACGGTCTATTGAGGTTTTGCCGGTTTCAGGATCAACAACAATTGTCCCTTTCTTTGTAACTTCCAGTTCCGGAGTAGTATCAGGAATAATAGGATTGGGGCTGTTGCCGATTGCTACAATACAAGCATCCATCTTCATTTTGAACTCAGAACCGTCAATACGAATCGGCCGTCTTCTGCCTGATTGATCAGGTTCACCAAGTTCCATTTTTGAGCATTCTATTTCAGTCAGCTGTCCGTTTTCATCACCAATCAATTTTTCAGGCAGGGTTAAAAAATGAAAAATGACACCTTCTTCTTCAGCATTCTCAAATTCTTCAAACCTTGCCGGTAATTCCTTTTGCGACCTTCGGTATACGATGTAAGCTTCTTCGGCACCAAGCCGTAGTGCAGTTCTTGCACAGTCCATAGCTACATTGCCTCCTCCTACAACAGCTACTTTTTTATGTCTGATCACAGGTGTATAGGTTTTAGGATATTGGAATCCACCCATCAAATTGACTCGGGTCAGATACTCATTGGCAGAATACACACCATTAAGGTTTTCTCCGGGAATTTCCATGAACCAAGGAAGTCCGGCACCTGTTCCCAAAAATACGGCATCATATTCATTTAAAAGCTTTTCTACCGATTTAGTTTTTCCGACAATATAATTTTTTATAAGCTTAACGCCAAGTTTTTGTAAATAATCAATTTCCCTGAATACAACCTTTCCGGGGAGGCGAAATTCAGGAATACCATAAGTCAACACACCACCGGGTTCGTGAAGTGCTTCAACCATGGTAACCTCATGTCCTGCTAATATTAAATCGCCGGCAACAGTTATTCCTGCAGGTCCTGATCCGACTACTAATACTTTCTTCCCTGTTTTCGTATTTATTTCCGGCAGTTCAATTGTATCCTGTGCAGCTTCCCAATCTGCAGCAAATCTTTCGAGACGGCCAATAGCCACAGGCGCACCTTTTTTGGTTAATATGCATTTAATCTCACATTGTTCTTCCTGTGGGCATACCCTTCCGCACACAGCGGGAAGACAGTTTTTTTCTTTAAGTACTTTGATAGCACCTGAAAAATCTTCATGAGCAATACAGTCGATAAAGCCGGGGATATTTATTTCAACAGGGCAACCGGCTACACACAAGGGTTTTTTACATTGCAAGCATCGTTTTGCCTCTTCTACAGCAAGTGCTTTAGTGTAGCCTAATGCAACTTCTGAAAAATTTCTCTTTCTGATAAAAGGAGGCTGCTTTGGCATGCCAACCCTGTTGAGATTTAATTTTTTCTTTTCTGCCATATTAATTTCCTCCACATCCTGAATGATGAACAAGAAAAGCTTCTTCGTTTATGTATTGTTTTCTTCTTTTTGCCAATTCTTCCCAGTCAACAAACCTGCCGTCGAAATTGGGTCCGTCCACGCAGGCAAATTTCATTTCGCCGTTTACAGTACATCGGCAAACACCACACATTCCTGTTCCGTCTATCATTATAGTATTTAGTGTTACAATTATCGGTACATTTAAATGTTTGTATTCCATAGTAGTATTGTAACTTAATGTTGTACATCCGTTTGCAATTATCCTGTCAGGTACAATTCCGTTATCTTTAATAATGTCTGCACCTTTATTTATGTGCCCTTTGAAACCATAACTCCCGTCCCTTGTCAGTTTTATTACCTTATCACTATATTTCAGTAGTTTATCTTCCCAAAACAGCAAATTTTTGCTGCGTCCTTCCATGATTGTAACAACATGATTTCCTTTCTCTTTCAATGCCCTGACCACCGGATAAATGGATCCCATGCCAAAACAACCGCCAATGCAAAGCACTGTACCGAAATTTTCTATTTCCAGCGGTTTACCAAGCGGCCCGACAATTGACGGGATTTCATCGCCCGGTTTCAGCATAGCCAGTTTTGATGTTGAAGTACCGACTTCCATAAAAACAATAGAAAGAAATCCGGTTTCGCAATCCCAATCGGCAGCAGTAAGCGGTATCCTTTCGGATCCTTCTCCTGCGTGTATAATTACAAATTGTCCCGCTTGAATTTCTTCAACAATATCAGGTGCTTTTATCACCAAAAGGTGAAGATTAGGGACTATCATTTTTCTTTCAATAATTTCAAACATTTTTCTTCTTTATATTTACAGGGCACGGGTTGCTTTCAAACTCTGTTTTGCCATTGGATTGAACCAAGTAAAAATAGCCCGGGGTGATTTGTTTTCTTATAATCACCGGATAGCTTTTTTCGGTATGAGATGAAGCCAATTGCACATTATCGTTATTATTTAAATTCAGTTTTCCTGCATCTTTCGGATGCAGCATTACGTGACCCGGCTTTACAAGTTCACCAAAACCGGCAATACCGGTGCTTAAGTTCAAATTGCTGTATATATTCTGTGATTTTTCTTGTACCAGAACGTAAGGAAATGTTTTATCGGGAACAGCAATAGTTTTATGTTTTTTTGCTGATTTTGGATTAGCTGTGTTTGCCTCCCTTTCATTTACTGTTACTTTGGTTTTGAATCCCGGTATTTTGAATTGCATTTTTTTTGCAATTTTTGAAAATACTTCTTGATGCGATAATGAATAGCCGTATGGTTTTGCTACTGCTTTGGTTTTTTGAACCTTTCTGTCAGTATTAAGGTAAGAACCGTCAGACTCGCCCCAAAGTGCAGTTGGTAATATAACGTCAGGTTCTGATTGCGGAGAGGCCGGGAATGCATTTTGATAAATTATATGTTTTACATTGGGACGTTTATGAAACGGATTATCTCCGATTAAATATAATAAATCGTATTTTCCTTCTTTTATTTTTTCATTAATCTCGTTAAACGTTTTTAATTTTACTAAAGCCATTAATCCGTTTAAGTTCCCGTAAGGGTTGGGCATATAAAGTTTGGCATTGGTAAGTTTAACGATTTGTCTTATTTTATCTAATAAAGGAATACAATTGCTTAATGAAATTATTTCGGGGCCGACAATAACGGCAGGTTTTGAATTTTTTAGTACATTAATAAGCTTACTCTGTTTTGCCGATTTTGTTTTGCCGGTTTTAATACCGGAAATTATTTGATCAAGATATTGATGCTCTTCGCATGGGTCGGGGATGAGTTGATGCTCTGCAAATCTTGTAGTGGTATCTTTTACCCATCCGATTTGAAAATAGGGAATGCCGTTGCTTGCTGCTGTTTTTATCATCATGGTAACAGGAGCAACATTATAATTTCCGTTAAGAAAAAATGAAACAAAAGAGCTTGCATTGTTCAGTTTATTTTTCGTTACTGAAGAACCGGCCAAGCGCATATATGCAAACAAGTTTTTGTCAATAACCGATGAAGTAATGTCTTCGGTTTTTAATATATTTTCTGCTATATACTTTGCTTGGGATATTTCTTCTAAACTTAAGCTCGGAGACAAAAACACGGCTGAACGTTTCGGTTTTGTCTCTGTCAATATTTTTTCGGTTTTGTCTATGGCAAAATCCCATGATACAATTCCGTAACCTTCTTTATATTTAAATTGGGGCTCCGAAATACGTTCCGTTCGGTTGATTAGTTCCGAAAGACAAAAACGGCCTTTTACACACAGTTCACCTCCGACTTCATGTGGTTTCCCGGGGGGCAAGGTGCCTACAATTTTGTTTTTTGAAGAAAGGACTTGTATTTCACAATTCAAACTGCATACAGGACATACAGACGGATCATATTTTTCGGGTAATCCCCACCATTTTCTGCTTTTTTCCGACAAAGCACCGGTAGGACAAACTGATACACAGGCACCGCAAAATTCACACAGGGCATCAATATGTGTATCACTGAAAGCGGGGCCGATTGTTGTTAGGGCGCCTCTTTGTTTTAAGGAAAGTACAGAACTTTTCCGATATTCATTGCAAATTCGAACACAACGGTCGCAATAAACACAGAGGTTGTAGTCTCTGTCGAAAAACGGGTCGTATTTTTCAACAGGTATGTTCCTGTAAAGCCCGGGCAGGTCTAATTCTTGAATTTCAAATTCTTCAACAATTCTTTGAAATTCACAATCTTGATCTTTCGGACACCAGCGGCAACCTGTAGTTACCCCTACTTTTCTTATAGTTCCCTGAAAATAGGAACAACCTTCAACATCATCACATAACAGGCATCCTGCAGGATGTTCACTCAATATCAACTGTACCAAATCTTTCCTCATTTTTTGTAAAATACCGGTATCAGTACGAACCACCATTCCTTCTTCTGCTATAGTTGTACAAGCAGTCGGGTATCCTTTTCTGCCTTCGATTTCAACAATGCACAGTCTGCATCCTCCGTGTGGCGTAAGTTCAGGATGAGCACAAAGTGACGGGATATAAATATCATTCTGTCCGGCAATTTCTAAAAGTGTTGCCGGTTTTCTAATTTCGATTATTTTGTTGTTTATTGTTAATTTCATTCTTCTTTCTTGGAAGTTATAACAATAGCATTTCCTGCAATAGCATCAAAACGGCAAATTTCATAACATGCCCGGCACTTGATACATTTTTCTTTATCCAGATTGTGTGGTTCAGAACGCGGGCCGATAATGGCTCCGGTTGGGCAAACACTTACA is from Bacteroidales bacterium and encodes:
- the gltA gene encoding NADPH-dependent glutamate synthase; protein product: MAEKKKLNLNRVGMPKQPPFIRKRNFSEVALGYTKALAVEEAKRCLQCKKPLCVAGCPVEINIPGFIDCIAHEDFSGAIKVLKEKNCLPAVCGRVCPQEEQCEIKCILTKKGAPVAIGRLERFAADWEAAQDTIELPEINTKTGKKVLVVGSGPAGITVAGDLILAGHEVTMVEALHEPGGVLTYGIPEFRLPGKVVFREIDYLQKLGVKLIKNYIVGKTKSVEKLLNEYDAVFLGTGAGLPWFMEIPGENLNGVYSANEYLTRVNLMGGFQYPKTYTPVIRHKKVAVVGGGNVAMDCARTALRLGAEEAYIVYRRSQKELPARFEEFENAEEEGVIFHFLTLPEKLIGDENGQLTEIECSKMELGEPDQSGRRRPIRIDGSEFKMKMDACIVAIGNSPNPIIPDTTPELEVTKKGTIVVDPETGKTSIDRVWAGGDIVTGAATVILAMGAGRKAATAMHEYLMSS
- a CDS encoding sulfide/dihydroorotate dehydrogenase-like FAD/NAD-binding protein, whose amino-acid sequence is MFEIIERKMIVPNLHLLVIKAPDIVEEIQAGQFVIIHAGEGSERIPLTAADWDCETGFLSIVFMEVGTSTSKLAMLKPGDEIPSIVGPLGKPLEIENFGTVLCIGGCFGMGSIYPVVRALKEKGNHVVTIMEGRSKNLLFWEDKLLKYSDKVIKLTRDGSYGFKGHINKGADIIKDNGIVPDRIIANGCTTLSYNTTMEYKHLNVPIIVTLNTIMIDGTGMCGVCRCTVNGEMKFACVDGPNFDGRFVDWEELAKRRKQYINEEAFLVHHSGCGGN
- a CDS encoding (2Fe-2S)-binding protein, whose protein sequence is MKLTINNKIIEIRKPATLLEIAGQNDIYIPSLCAHPELTPHGGCRLCIVEIEGRKGYPTACTTIAEEGMVVRTDTGILQKMRKDLVQLILSEHPAGCLLCDDVEGCSYFQGTIRKVGVTTGCRWCPKDQDCEFQRIVEEFEIQELDLPGLYRNIPVEKYDPFFDRDYNLCVYCDRCVRICNEYRKSSVLSLKQRGALTTIGPAFSDTHIDALCEFCGACVSVCPTGALSEKSRKWWGLPEKYDPSVCPVCSLNCEIQVLSSKNKIVGTLPPGKPHEVGGELCVKGRFCLSELINRTERISEPQFKYKEGYGIVSWDFAIDKTEKILTETKPKRSAVFLSPSLSLEEISQAKYIAENILKTEDITSSVIDKNLFAYMRLAGSSVTKNKLNNASSFVSFFLNGNYNVAPVTMMIKTAASNGIPYFQIGWVKDTTTRFAEHQLIPDPCEEHQYLDQIISGIKTGKTKSAKQSKLINVLKNSKPAVIVGPEIISLSNCIPLLDKIRQIVKLTNAKLYMPNPYGNLNGLMALVKLKTFNEINEKIKEGKYDLLYLIGDNPFHKRPNVKHIIYQNAFPASPQSEPDVILPTALWGESDGSYLNTDRKVQKTKAVAKPYGYSLSHQEVFSKIAKKMQFKIPGFKTKVTVNEREANTANPKSAKKHKTIAVPDKTFPYVLVQEKSQNIYSNLNLSTGIAGFGELVKPGHVMLHPKDAGKLNLNNNDNVQLASSHTEKSYPVIIRKQITPGYFYLVQSNGKTEFESNPCPVNIKKKNV